A portion of the Streptococcus sp. Marseille-Q6470 genome contains these proteins:
- a CDS encoding helix-turn-helix transcriptional regulator has translation MGFPEEIKRIRQRCFLTQQDFAKEVQVAFSTVNRWEGGKAKPNLNAMKNIKEFCLKNDVDYSGVEEAWLDFEVRSQSK, from the coding sequence ATGGGATTTCCAGAAGAAATTAAAAGAATCAGACAACGATGTTTTCTGACACAGCAAGATTTTGCCAAAGAAGTACAGGTGGCATTCTCTACTGTGAATAGATGGGAAGGCGGTAAAGCAAAGCCTAACCTAAATGCAATGAAAAATATAAAAGAGTTCTGCCTTAAAAACGATGTTGATTATTCGGGTGTTGAAGAGGCATGGCTTGATTTTGAAGTAAGGAGTCAATCAAAATGA
- a CDS encoding DUF4368 domain-containing protein, translating into MLFCADYGAKIYQVKVRGWTHEQEHFVCATCRKTKSGCSSHQIHNVQVEEILLREIRKITAYAREQEDKFVELVTKQSKKELNQQLRSSHKEPEQATTIITKLDTIIQRLYEDDIDGKISDERSMKMTENYEAEQKELLKRTNELKSFIDQAKEQSLNVDSFLKVVRKYTDITEITGEIIRSFIERIDVYKPEKVPGTRTKRQTICIHWNFIGAVDIPTE; encoded by the coding sequence ATGCTATTCTGTGCCGACTATGGTGCTAAAATATATCAAGTCAAGGTAAGAGGCTGGACACACGAGCAGGAACATTTCGTATGTGCTACATGCAGAAAAACCAAAAGTGGTTGTTCTTCTCATCAGATTCATAATGTTCAGGTTGAAGAAATTCTGCTGAGAGAAATAAGAAAGATTACTGCTTATGCCCGTGAACAAGAAGATAAATTCGTAGAGCTTGTAACCAAGCAAAGCAAAAAGGAACTGAACCAACAGCTTCGTAGCAGCCACAAGGAACCGGAACAGGCAACTACAATAATTACAAAGCTTGATACAATTATCCAAAGACTTTATGAGGATGACATTGATGGCAAGATTTCTGATGAACGATCTATGAAGATGACTGAAAACTATGAGGCAGAGCAGAAAGAATTACTTAAGCGTACAAATGAGCTAAAGTCTTTCATAGACCAGGCAAAAGAGCAATCCTTGAATGTAGATTCATTTCTCAAAGTGGTACGAAAGTATACTGATATTACTGAAATCACGGGTGAGATTATTCGAAGCTTTATTGAGAGAATTGATGTTTACAAGCCTGAAAAGGTGCCGGGAACAAGAACCAAGAGACAGACAATCTGCATCCATTGGAATTTCATTGGTGCAGTTGATATTCCCACAGAATAA
- a CDS encoding NADPH-dependent oxidoreductase — protein MSETITLMKSHTSVRRFKEEAIPQEDLNTILSAGQMASSWKNFQSYSVILVRSQEKKDALFELVPQEAIRQSAAFLLFVGDLNRAEKGARLHTDTFQPQGVEGLLITSVDAALAGQNTLLAAESLGYGGVIIGLVRYKSVELAELFKLPDYTYPVFGIALGVPNQKHDVKPRLPLENVVFEEEYQEQTAEAIEAYDRVQTEYAGARATTTWSQRLAEQFGQPEPSSTRENLEQKNLL, from the coding sequence AATCACCTTAATGAAATCTCATACCTCGGTTCGCAGATTTAAAGAAGAAGCGATCCCTCAAGAAGATTTAAATACCATTTTATCTGCAGGGCAAATGGCTTCTTCTTGGAAAAATTTCCAATCTTATTCTGTGATTCTAGTCAGAAGTCAAGAAAAGAAAGATGCTCTTTTTGAGCTAGTTCCTCAGGAAGCGATTCGTCAGTCTGCCGCCTTCCTCCTCTTTGTAGGAGATTTAAACCGTGCAGAAAAAGGGGCTCGTCTCCATACCGATACTTTCCAACCTCAAGGGGTGGAAGGACTCCTAATCACTTCAGTAGATGCAGCCTTGGCTGGACAGAATACCTTGCTTGCGGCAGAAAGCCTTGGCTATGGTGGAGTAATCATCGGTTTGGTGCGTTACAAATCTGTTGAATTGGCAGAATTGTTCAAGCTTCCTGACTATACCTACCCAGTTTTTGGGATTGCACTTGGTGTGCCGAACCAAAAACATGATGTAAAACCAAGATTGCCACTAGAGAATGTTGTTTTTGAGGAAGAATACCAAGAACAAACAGCTGAGGCTATTGAAGCCTATGACCGTGTGCAGACCGAATATGCAGGAGCTCGTGCGACTACGACTTGGAGTCAACGTCTTGCAGAGCAATTCGGTCAGCCTGAACCAAGCTCGACTAGAGAAAATCTTGAACAAAAGAACTTATTATAG
- the der gene encoding ribosome biogenesis GTPase Der — protein sequence MALPTVAIVGRPNVGKSTLFNRIAGERISIVEDVEGVTRDRIYATGEWLNRSFSMIDTGGIDDVDAPFMEQIKHQAEIAMEEADVIVFVVSGKEGITDADEYVARKLYKTHKPVILAVNKVDNPEMRNDIYDFYALGLGEPLPISSVHGIGTGDVLDAIVENLPHEVEDENPDVIKFSLIGRPNVGKSSLINAILGEDRVIASPVAGTTRDAIDTHFTDADGQEFTMIDTAGMRKSGKVYENTEKYSVMRAMRAIDRSDVVLMVLNAEEGIREYDKRIAGFAHEAGKGMIIVVNKWDTLEKDNHTMKNWEEDIREQFQYLPYAPIIFVSALTKQRLHKLPEMIKQISESQNTRIPSAVLNDVIMDAIAINPTPTDKGKRLKIFYATQVATKPPTFVIFVNEEELMHFSYLRFLENQIRKAFVFEGTPIHLIARKRK from the coding sequence ATGGCCTTACCAACTGTTGCCATCGTAGGACGTCCCAATGTTGGGAAATCAACCCTGTTTAACCGTATTGCAGGGGAACGCATCTCAATCGTAGAAGATGTTGAAGGTGTAACACGGGACCGCATCTATGCTACTGGTGAGTGGCTCAATCGTTCTTTCAGTATGATTGATACTGGAGGGATTGATGATGTTGATGCTCCGTTTATGGAACAAATCAAGCACCAGGCAGAGATTGCCATGGAAGAAGCTGATGTCATCGTTTTTGTAGTTTCTGGAAAAGAAGGCATCACAGATGCTGACGAATACGTAGCCCGTAAACTCTATAAAACTCATAAACCTGTTATCCTAGCTGTCAACAAGGTTGACAATCCGGAAATGCGAAATGATATCTATGATTTCTATGCTCTTGGCTTGGGTGAACCATTGCCAATTTCATCTGTGCACGGGATTGGTACAGGGGATGTATTAGATGCCATCGTCGAAAATCTTCCACATGAAGTCGAAGATGAAAATCCAGATGTCATTAAATTCAGCTTGATTGGTCGACCGAATGTCGGAAAATCTAGCTTGATTAATGCCATTTTGGGAGAAGATCGCGTAATTGCCAGTCCTGTAGCTGGTACAACTCGTGATGCCATTGATACACATTTTACAGATGCGGATGGCCAAGAGTTTACCATGATTGATACGGCTGGTATGCGTAAGTCTGGTAAAGTCTATGAAAACACAGAGAAATACTCAGTCATGCGTGCCATGCGTGCTATTGACCGTTCAGATGTAGTCTTGATGGTCCTCAATGCTGAAGAAGGCATCCGTGAGTACGACAAGCGTATCGCAGGATTTGCCCACGAAGCTGGTAAAGGGATGATCATTGTAGTTAACAAGTGGGATACTCTTGAAAAAGATAACCACACCATGAAAAACTGGGAAGAGGATATTCGTGAACAGTTCCAATATCTACCTTACGCACCGATTATCTTTGTTTCGGCTTTGACCAAGCAACGTCTCCACAAACTTCCAGAGATGATTAAACAAATCAGCGAGAGTCAAAATACCCGTATCCCATCAGCAGTCTTGAATGATGTCATTATGGATGCTATCGCCATCAACCCAACACCGACAGACAAAGGGAAACGTCTCAAGATTTTCTATGCGACTCAAGTGGCAACTAAACCACCGACCTTTGTGATTTTTGTCAACGAAGAAGAGCTCATGCACTTCTCTTACTTGCGTTTCTTGGAAAATCAAATCCGCAAGGCCTTTGTCTTTGAAGGTACACCGATTCATCTGATCGCAAGAAAACGAAAATAA
- a CDS encoding site-specific DNA-methyltransferase, producing the protein MIKDIITANELAAPNQKEINILKENFPSCFRADGTFDMVRFSEFLKDKIDISREGYELKFLGKNYAKMLASLDTETVIVPDEAHNSLPENKNSENVYISGDNLDGLKHLLKSYAGQVKCIYIDPPYNTGSDGFVYNDKFNFTVEELVEKLSIDEEQAQRILDLTNRGSASHSAWLMFMYSRLQLARDLLSAQGAIFISIDDNEKDNLKLLCDDIFGENNFIASIIVQANKRGQTYKQLSKTHEYLLVYVRSEDVVLNELSKVAGAFDKQDSIGEFEERELRNRNPKFGRFNRPNLFYPIYANPNMVDDCGYYPISLERSSDFSVEILPLNSEGEESCWRWGTKKFEDNNNPNSMESDIVAKLKTTGEYGVYEKYRKGTYKAKTIWYEDNIIGDLVEEDDDIWEETGVITEQGSKELGLYDMAEAFDFPKPTYLIKKVMQIGGNQDSLFVDFFSGSATSTEAIMSLNSEDNGKRKIIAVQLPENLDTKYENAGKTEKPKVRKVLDFLDSANRPHTLDYVGFERILRAAAKIKEQNSDSTTDLGFKHYTLAEVSQNTLDKIEKFDNSGFITDTTVYDEFGTATVLTTWLVHDNYGFVNKCEMLDLAGYTAYWCENHLYFINPELSEEAIKALVEKYNTEGAFNPQNIVLFGYSFNYVEMENLKTNVKILRDSEKNLKINLDVRY; encoded by the coding sequence ATGATTAAGGACATTATTACAGCGAATGAATTAGCTGCACCAAATCAGAAAGAAATAAATATTTTGAAAGAAAATTTTCCATCATGCTTTCGTGCCGATGGTACTTTTGACATGGTAAGATTTTCCGAATTCTTAAAGGATAAGATTGATATTTCCCGTGAGGGATACGAATTAAAGTTTTTAGGTAAAAACTATGCAAAAATGCTGGCATCACTTGATACTGAAACAGTAATTGTTCCAGACGAAGCACACAACAGTCTTCCTGAAAATAAAAACAGTGAAAATGTATATATCAGTGGTGATAACCTTGATGGACTAAAACATCTACTTAAATCATATGCTGGACAAGTAAAGTGCATTTATATTGACCCTCCGTATAACACCGGCTCTGATGGCTTTGTGTATAATGATAAGTTTAACTTTACTGTTGAAGAACTTGTTGAGAAACTTAGCATTGATGAGGAACAGGCACAGCGTATTCTCGATTTAACGAATAGAGGTAGTGCGTCCCATTCTGCTTGGCTGATGTTCATGTATTCAAGGCTTCAATTAGCAAGAGATTTGTTAAGTGCGCAAGGAGCAATTTTTATTTCTATTGATGATAATGAAAAAGATAACTTGAAATTGCTATGTGATGATATTTTCGGTGAAAATAATTTTATTGCCAGTATTATTGTTCAGGCTAACAAAAGAGGTCAGACATATAAGCAGCTCTCAAAAACACATGAATATTTATTGGTATATGTAAGAAGTGAAGATGTTGTGTTAAACGAATTATCAAAAGTCGCTGGTGCTTTTGACAAACAAGATTCTATAGGTGAATTTGAAGAACGTGAACTAAGAAACAGAAATCCAAAGTTTGGTAGATTTAATCGTCCAAATTTATTCTATCCTATTTATGCTAACCCTAATATGGTCGATGATTGTGGATACTATCCTATATCACTGGAAAGAAGTTCAGATTTTTCTGTTGAGATTCTCCCATTGAACAGCGAAGGTGAAGAAAGCTGTTGGCGTTGGGGAACTAAGAAATTTGAAGACAACAATAATCCCAATTCTATGGAAAGTGATATTGTTGCAAAATTAAAAACTACAGGAGAATATGGGGTTTACGAGAAATATCGTAAAGGCACATACAAGGCAAAAACAATATGGTATGAAGATAATATCATTGGTGATTTAGTCGAAGAAGATGATGACATTTGGGAAGAAACAGGAGTAATTACAGAACAAGGATCAAAAGAATTAGGTCTATATGATATGGCGGAAGCCTTTGATTTCCCAAAACCTACTTATCTTATAAAAAAGGTGATGCAGATAGGTGGAAATCAAGATTCATTATTTGTTGACTTCTTTTCTGGCTCGGCAACTTCAACAGAGGCAATTATGTCCTTGAATTCTGAGGATAATGGCAAAAGAAAAATTATTGCAGTACAACTCCCAGAAAATCTTGATACTAAATATGAAAATGCTGGAAAAACTGAAAAGCCAAAGGTAAGAAAAGTGTTGGATTTTTTAGACTCAGCCAACAGACCACATACACTGGATTATGTTGGATTTGAACGTATTCTTAGAGCCGCAGCTAAAATTAAAGAACAAAATTCAGATAGCACAACAGACCTTGGATTTAAACATTACACCTTGGCAGAGGTTAGTCAAAACACTCTTGATAAAATTGAGAAGTTTGATAACAGTGGATTTATTACTGATACAACTGTATATGATGAGTTCGGTACTGCGACAGTGCTTACTACATGGTTAGTACATGATAATTATGGATTTGTGAATAAATGTGAGATGTTAGACCTTGCTGGGTACACAGCATATTGGTGTGAAAACCACTTATATTTTATTAATCCAGAACTTTCCGAAGAAGCAATCAAAGCCCTTGTAGAGAAGTACAATACAGAAGGCGCATTTAACCCTCAGAATATAGTTCTCTTCGGTTACAGCTTCAATTATGTAGAAATGGAAAACTTAAAGACGAATGTAAAGATTCTCCGTGACTCTGAAAAGAATCTTAAAATAAATTTGGATGTCAGATATTAA